The region CTCTACATGTTAGTCAATTCATTGTTTCACTCAATGTTGCAACTTGATAATCATCATGTTGTATAGCACGGACATGTTGCCTTGCTATACCACAAGACCGAGGGCATGCCATTTACGTCCATACATTGTTGGATGAAGTTGAAGGGGCACATCGCGTGGGATGGCATGTGCGGTTTCTGAGTTGAGTATAGTCGAATTTAGAGTAGATGAATTTGAAAGACTTGTTGAACATCATGTAATATTAGTTGTAACTAGAGGTCACGCCCGTCGAGAAGTCCATGTCTGCGTCTTTGTCGTTAAGTAAAGGGAAGGAGCGTTAGTGTTTTCTAGACTGGATTTTGCAGTCTTATTGTATAGCAACCTTGCTCTTTGAGTTTAGTTAAACAGGGCATTTAGTTATTACACACAGCTATATAGGTCAGAGGAGTGCATAAAAGCAAGTATAGAAGCTCACTGGCTTGTGAGACCAATGAAACATGTGTCGGCAAGTACCGATATACCTCGAGAAACCTGTAAAAGAATCATGATTTTTTATATGTacttgtaattatatatataattggcgTCCATGTCCACAAAGAAAACATTAAGAAACAGTCGCTAAAGCAGTCAACTACAAAAATAGTTGGCCTCTACAAACCTGATCTTTTTTAAGATACAATTCAAAATTCTCGTGCTCTTGCATTTTTTTAAGAAGTATGTATATTATAAAATATTTGTACATGAGGACCAATAGAGACAACATGAATTAACATCAATTGTGCGATATGCAATTAGAAACTGCTAAGGGTTCACTAAGGCTATATATTCATGACAGAAGGACTCCACTACGTCTTTATTTTTCTCTCATCAGACCATGTAAGGATGACAGCTACACCATGAAAAGAAGTTGACGGTACACCTTGAAAAGTAACCTGATGGTACACATATGGGCGAACTGACTTGTTTCCACATATGACCAATATAACGCAGGCCTTGTGTTCAAGTACGAAAAATGTAAGTGATCCTGATTATTACTTTATCAAACATGGACAGTGTGGCATGCCTCTATTTTATCTCATTACAAATTTGGTTCACCAAGTAAAACCACAACCAAAAGTAGATCTGCGCATTAAACTTGGAATGAGATGCTAGAAGATGAATAATGACAACATATATGTGGTAAGGTGAATAATGCAAGCACATATGTGATAAATAACTCCTAGCATCAGTTACATATACCAATAAGGCTATACCGTAGGTTGGGAGATTTATCATAAATTGTGGCTATGCTAAATGCACCTTTTAAAGCTTTTTCTTTGAGAATGAAATGTTTTAATCAAAAAGCATATTCCACAACAAAATGATCTTCATTTGAATAATTTGTATGAACAAATATAAATGGTAGCTTGCATGCCAAAACCCCACTCATTCAACATATCCAGGTTTCCTACATGGGTGAACTAATGGACACGTTGGCATAGGTAATATCCGATTTTTAAAATTGCAATTAACAATAAATATGCCAAGAAATAACAATCAAATAACAAAACTGATTTAATTATTGCCTAAAGTTTCAGCTTCGGTTTGTATATCAAGTAGAGAGTAACAGGTTCACCCGCAAAGAAAGAGAGTAATAGGTTCAACTCCAGAGTGAAATAAAATATAATTAAGATCTGGAAAAAATACATGGAGATCGCCCATACCTTTCCTAGGTTATGCTCACAAACTTTTATGATATGAAGGCAAGATCAACTATGTCACTACAAAACTAAGCCTACCGAAACCGGATATTCAATTTGGTGCCCGGGTTCATCTGAACctagtgaacagtaaattcaaaaacaaTACTAAAaaaactcaaacaattctgaattTTATTTAGGTGGAAGATGTTCCAATGTGTGATGTTCGTGCCAAATTTCAGCTTGTTCGGACATCCGAGGAGctgatggcaaaaatgacaaaatcgatCAAAACAATATGTGAGTAGCAAACTTTCTTGCAGCCCCAAAATTTGTCTTTTTTCTAAGACTATTGAAATGTTCAAACTCCACAAAGTTTGGCATGGACTTCACCCACATGAGCATCTAGCATATAAAAAAAATCTCTTTTTACCATTTTAAATGAATTTACTGTTCACCTTGGGTGCAGACGTTGTGTCCGACCGAAACTTCTTACTTTTACATATTGAGTCTTCATGTGTCTACAAACCTGAAAACTAATATACATACATAGTCAATTCAAATTGTCTGCCTAAAAGAAGGTGGGGAGATTGAGGTCGAGGCGGcgacgaagaagaggaaggcctgacGGAGCTAACATAGCCAGGAATTTAAACATTCGCGAGATAGATGAAGATCGACTAGGCAACTAAAAACAGGGTAGAGAACCGCGAGGCGTGTGGGCCAAACTAGGCCGTCGCCAAATAGCAGCGTTGTCGGCTCCCCTCCTATCTGCTCTCCGCCACTGCCTCTCGTATGCGTCGGCCCATCCCGCATCATCTTTCTCCATCTGCCAGGTAACAAGGTCCCGAGCGTTGGTCTATTGATGCATCGTCTTCCCTCGGAGCGGGTTGAGTAGCCAGCGACGACCTGCAGTTGTAACTGGCCCGGCATGAACACAAGGTGGCAACCTCCCATCACGGGGCTGGGAGTCATAGAGTAATGGATTCTGGGAAGACGGTGACGCTAGAGCGAGATAGAGGAGAACATGGAGGTGGTGGGGGCCATGGCATGTACCGGAGTGGTGAGCGCCCGAAAGGGGAGAAGCAGTTGTGGTGAACGATGGAGATCGAGAAGTCGCAGGGAAACAGAAATATCTAGCAAGTCAAAGCGGTATAGGTGGACCCCGTGTTGAAAGACATGGTTTGTGGGAAATAAATCAAAATAAAAATTATTGTATTTCCAATAGTGCATGCACCAAATCTACCCAAACCCATTGACAAATCTTTTTATATATGACATCTCGTAAGCAGCTATAAAAAAGGtaaaaaaaaaaggaagaaaaggacatCTCTGGCTTAGtcaattcaaattggttcaaactgtATGTGTGGCATGTAAAAGTCTCAGTTTTTTTAATTTCGTTGATATTTTTTTAAGTACTATTCACTAGCGTTTAAAACTGTTGCATTTTTCCAAATTGCCATTCACCAGGTAAAAATATATGTGACCTGTTACACCCATGATTGCTTTTCATTTGGCTACTGCTCACTACTTGACACGCGTCAATTTCTCTAAGCATACAGAAAAATCAAAATTCTACGGGAAGTTCTAGCTTAGCCAGTATAATATAGTTATATTATACTTACGTTTAAACTATTGTTATATTAGGGGTATTTGTATGTTATTTATGGATGGGTTATGTTATTATATATGGCTATTTTGAGTGTTGCGGActtaagaaaaaagaaacaaatgctTAGGGGACATGGTTGAATGTCAGCTTACATATCCGTGTTCCTCATTGAGTCCCAACCAGTCCATAGATATGTATCTTTCACACGTACCTTTAAGCGTCGGCGTAGGAGATGCCCTTGCTGTTTTAGAATAAGAACGGTTAGTGATCACACACACCTTTCACACATTCTCTACTTGGCTGTCGGAATGCACAAAATTACACAAGAAGCAATTTTAAcaaagtacttcctccgtccgaaaatacttgtcatcaaaatgtataaaaggagatgtatttagacgtattttagttttagatatgtctttttttatccattttgatgacaagtattttcggacgaaggaaGTAGAGGACAGGTACCTGCAAACAAAACTGGTAGATGTACGGCATAAACCTTTCCATCTTCTTCCTAGGCGTCATCATGTACCGAATGCGCCAGCGATATTGCTTTACTAGCGACTGAACAGCAAATCAGAAAGAAAACCACATCGGGTGGTACTCACGGTGGGCCTTCTAACATGTAAGGTGTACGGAACTTCAGTTTGGCTTCCGGTGCATGTGCTCCTGCGGGTGGAAAATGATTTTTAAAATATCAAAAACATCTCAAGTAATTCGATGTGTTCATAGTCACATTCAAATGCTACCTGCAAATATTTAGGTAAAAAGGTTAAGCATTTTGACTTGCACAGGAACAAATTGAACACCAAAGATTACACCCAAACTTATTTTTTTCACCGACAAAACACTGCTACTCTGTTTTGCATGAAAATTATCAAGCACGTTTGCGACCCTAACAAAAATATCTACAAATAaatcatttttaaaaaaaattacattTTCTTTTTAACTTTACTGTTTGTACGAGAGCAAATGCACCCTAAAACGCCCTCCCGGTTTAAGCTATGTACGTATCGTGACGTACCGCTCAACAAAAATTAACTGGATAATTACGAAGCCAGATGGGGCTTGCTAACTTATGTAGTACAGTACTACGTGGCAGGACCATTTAATCATCTCCATCCTGTGCCAACCACATTTTCAAGCGCACGGTCCACCGATGGGGCTACATGGTACCTCCGTTTTCCCGGAGCACGATGAGCTCAACACGGATCGTGCTGTCCTTTGCTCCTTCAGCACTTGCCTAGCACCGCTGCTACTTAGTATAAACATAAAAGGCTCcctgaaaaaaaaaacagaaaaggttCACGTGTATGAAAATACAGCCCACGTTTAGGCCTGaggataaggctggtcatagtggggagtaacttagactagtaacatgcatatgtgatACTTAAAAAAAAAataacatgcatatgttattagtctatgttactaccttcatagtgggtagtaacatgtggatggtaacatgcaagccttcattaattgagatatagactcGTTTTGCCTCGGGGtatgttatgttacagtaacatattatgttaccacaagcatctcttTCCTCATTCGGAATAGCTTCACACACGATATCTGATGGACGACTTGTGGACGATAGTAGGATCTTACGTCCCGTAATCATGCAGGGATTTAATCTAACGGTGATTACCTACCGTCGTGCATGCATCGGCTGCAATATCGTCGGCTGCGTAGCACTGCTCttcctcattaactccatgccacataagcaattgTTTCTTGTGATGtgttatgttactacctaagttactcccactatggctagcctaagctAGATGTGGACAGCTACTGCGATTGTTTCTTTTACTCACTCGGTACCATAATACAAGATGTTTTTGTAGTTTAATTTAAACTACAAAACCGTCTTATATTATGTTAGAGAGGTAGTATCTTACAGGGACTACCATGATTTTAGAGGATGTTAGGTTAGGCTTAATATTTTTTAACGGAACCTTGTCAAAGGGTCGGAAGCTCCCGCGTTACGTTAAGACGAAGAGAGGATTATGCTTAACTTTGACTTTCGGAGTTTGACTTTTTTTTAGCAACCGGCAGGCGCTCTACCTTTTCATTGAGAAGAAGAGATTTAACCGATATATACGAAAAAAATGGTCGAAAAGTGATCCACAATGACACACGCCACATACCACAACCCCGACCTTTTCACAATTAATATTGGATCAGATCCACGAAGCAACATCAACTTCATCAACACCGTTGGCTCCTTCAGCATGGAGAGGAACTTCGCCTCACTATTCCTTTTTGGGTGGATCTACATCGACACTTCTAACCCCATCAACGACTTCATAGGCCCAAGCCGGTCGGACCAAGGGTTACACCGGTAACACGCGCTACGACCAAGACTACTCAACGTATTGCACTGGGATCTACTATGGATCCCCTACAACATACTCCAACTACATTGCAAGGGTGGGGCAGCGTACTATCAGCCATTGTATTACCCATACTAAGTGCCATGGTATGGGTTAGCAGACAGCTCGACGGTACCGTTCATGTCCTAATCGCAAAGCTATAGATACCCCAAGAGCGGCTACTACCCCTGGCCAACTGGGTTTGTAGCTGAGGCATACTCCGAGGGCTCTCTAGCCTACAATTCGAATTCAATCACGTCAAGAAGTAACAAGATCCTGCCAATGTGTGCTATGGCAGATGATATGGTCGGTGGAAGATCGTCTCGCGTGGTCCCAAGCCCAAGTAAAGAGATGGGTAATGTAGGACCTACGCCAGCACTGGACGTCTTTGTCATCGAGCCAGGAGCAGATACACATCGCACCGCTCGGCCGAATTCCTCCTGGAAACTGTGACCTTGGAGATAGAAGAGTTGTGAGCCAGGATACCAGCATGAGACGAGGAAGCTAGGAACATCATGAATAGGCTTCAAGGGCAGCTAAACAGTAGTATCACCCCAGTGGATCCTAATGAAAGGTTCCAACCTACTCGAAGCCCGTGTAGCAACTAGAGTTCAACATGAGAGAAGGAGGTGTCTTCCAGAAAAAAAAACCACGCGAGAAGGATTGTGACCGTGTCTTTCTACTGAAAACGGAATGGATCCACCTCACGGCCACATAAACGAGTGGTGACAGGTAAACTTGGGCATTGATCGGGTCGGGCTGGGTTTACAAAGCCCTCTAAATCCCAAGTCTGGGCCCAACCCGGCCCGAGGCCCGAGGCCCGGTGTCTGATTTTCTgtatttaataataataataataataataataataattttgggATTAGATGATGTTATATTATATAAATTTTGCCTTTAATATCCCAAAAATCACGTGATCTCTAGCTTTTCTAGGCTTCGGGATGGGCTGTGGATGGGAAAGCGAGGCTCGAGCCCGGCCGGAACGCCGGGCTGGGCCACCCATGCTAGGTTTAGTGACGGATCCACCCCGAGGACAAGTAGTACATGGACAACATATTCTCTTGTATCCTTTTTGTTGTTCTATTTTTGTACCATTGTTCTTTTTCCAGATGCACTGTTGCTCTAGATGGAAGCTCCATATATATTATATTAAAATAAATTTAGATAGTTTGTATTTGGGTGTGACCAAATCTCAGTCGAAGGAGACTTAACGAGGTCTTATTCAAGTGATGAAACATATAAAAAAGAAGAAATATTTTTTTATACGGATCTCGATGTAAGATCTGACGAATATAGAATCGACTGAGATTTTATTGTTAAGTCTCGGTCGATTAAGATGTAGCAACCTCGTTTGTATTTAGGTGCGTCACACTTGTCTGGTCTACCTGAAAATAACAAATAGCATGATACCCCATCATCTAGGCTAAAGAATATTGATGAAGGGTTGAGTGCATGTCACACAATCGTTTGTTTTATGTGCCTTCTACAAATATCCGCTGCAACATGGGCGTGTCATCATCTAGTTTTTGAGATGTCTTGTATCATCGGAAGTCCTTTTAACATAAATACAAATACAGGGCCTTTTCCCTAATTAAGAAGTCATAGTACCTATATTGCCTGTGATGGCTGAACAATCCACGTACTTTTCGTGGTGTCACCTAAAATTAGGAGCACTAGAACAGCTGACAGCCTGACAACATTATATTGACTTATTGTACGCGGCCGTGTACGTACGTGTGCTAATACGATTGCAGGTCAGTCTCGCCTATCACTTTCGAGCTTTAATCCACCTCCTCCTCATCGAAATGGGGACATGCATAAACGGACCCCGACTCCAGCCAATGCCTTTTGCTACAGTTTTGTTTCGGGTCCGGTACGGCGCGCCAACTAGTAACTGGCTCATTAAACTGATGCCAGCGCCAGATCGCCATTACTGCCCTCATCTACTTCTCGGCGTACTGTTTCAAGTGCAATAGGCAGCAATCACATCTACGACTTTGCATTGTAACCAGCACCATCTTGCAGAGAGTGGAGTGAAGAGATGTGTGACATGACAAGGACTGACGATCCGGTGGACGTACCAGTAAGTACGTACTCACCTAAGCATGCACGTACCATAATTGAACAGCTTGATGGCGTGATGGCTGGAGCCACAAGTACTGACATTATTCGCCTATTCGGTGATGTAATGTCACCACACCATACCAGCTGGTCCATACTCATCAGTCCTTGCTCCGGCATGGAGCCAAAAGATAGCTAGCTTCGTGTCTTGGGCCTTTAATTTGCGTGCGCTAATCACCTGGGGTTCATGTGGCCTGTCTCGTCGATGGCCTATCTATATGTATCAGCATCATGAGTCATGGCTACCCCTCcatctcactcactcactcactcagcACTCAGGGACCAGCTAGCCACCTGCATCATGAGTCAGTCATCTACCAAGAAGCAAGCGCTCATCATTTCCTTTCCTGGAGCTTAATTAAATGTTACCTAGGTCGATCCGACCAAGTTTTGCAGCTAAACGTGACGTTTTAACCTCCTGGTTAGTACCCGCTGGCTCTAGCCACCCACCAGTTCGTTATGGGTGTCAGTGAGGTGGTTGCTGACCAGCAGGATCGGTGCTGATGGTGTTGCAAGATCGACAGTGCTGAGCTGCTGACCTTTCAAATCGGAAACTGCAAGAGCACCCTTTTTGGGACAGTACTAGGTGGGCTACTTAAGTATTAACGGAAGAATCAATGGGCACCTCCCGTCGGCCTCTCTAGCATATTATCTGCAGCTAACAACGACAACAATGGATGAACGATCAACATTGGCCAAGAATGAATGAACACACACGACACCAATTCCAGCGATGTTCACCCTTTTTTTGTCAGTCTTGTTCCTTGGTCCCTTTCGTTTAAATACGTCGACAACGACACTGCAACAAGATGGACTCAACAAACCCGTCAATCACAAGGAAGCAAGCAACAAGAAAGGCGAAAATTAAAGAAGAATCGCTCACGACATGGTGTGAGTTACAAGCTGACACGTACAGATCACATACATTCAAATCCATGGGACGGGCAGAGATTGCACAGCGAAATTAAGCTCTCGGGGGTGGTAATTAACATTATTATTACGTCTAACTAATAGAGTGAATCGACTGTCTTGTTGAGCTCTTCAAGCTTCTTCATCCTCATCCTCTCGCTTTCGCTCACCAGCTGCAGATGAAGAGCCGAGTAAAGTGATCAATGCTACTAACCTGACAGATATATTTATAAGTAAGACAAGAAGAAGACGAGGTGATGCACCTCTATTAGCCTGTTGACAAGTATGGCCTTCTCCTTGCTCTTCTCGTTGTACGCCTCGAGAATCTCCTTGTATTCTTTCTCCTGTTTTGTAAGTTTTCTCAATTCAAGAACAATTAAGTCCACATGCCAATTTACGTACGAATGCATGCAGTGAAAGTAAGTAGAATTTCTATCACGTCCAGGAAGTCTTTGTCACCTTCTTGACGCAGCTCTTGCTGAGAGGCTTGAGCTGGCGGTTGACGGTGTCGATCCGCCGCTGTATTGATTCCACCTCCTTCCTGGTAGGATCGGCCATCCCCTCCAGCTCCTACAAAACACAAACACAAAGCTATGATGGTTTAGGCTCAATCTCAGTATCATTTTTGTTGTTACAAACTTCAGTGGCTCAGCTGAAACAAACTGATCGTTCAAGAGTACGTCATTTTGGGTCTCCAATATTAATGACTCAACTGAAAAGTATTACTACTCCTAGGTACCTACCTGTCGTATGAATGCTAGGCGCTTGGACTCCTCCTCGACGCGGCCAAGCTGCGCGAACACCTTGTCCCTGAcctccatcttcttcctctcgaTCTGCTCCTCCTTGGCCTTGAACACGGAGAGCGCCGACCTGGACGACCCCTCCCCCTCTGACGCCTCCTCGCTGCCGCTGGACAGTGACGACGGGTGCTTCAcccgcagcaccatctgcatcggcGCCTGCTGCTGTTGCTCCACCTCCCCCTGCATCTTACTATCCTTCCTCCCTTCCTTCCTCCCTTCCTTCCTATGGATCGATCGACGCACGTCACGTAACGTAATCAATCGACTCTTGAGTTGCTACTAGTTGGCGTAGTAGTATTCTCTCTTCTTCCTATATCTTGTCTTCACGGCCGGGGCGGCTCCCCGCCACTTATATGATATCACCAACCGGCGGCGAGTCCTTGTCGCTTTTCGCCCTCCCATGCTTATCGTCTACGCAACATACAACATGGCCGCGGAACTCGTAATGCGATCGATCGATCCTGCTGTACGTACAGTATAAAAAGGCAAATGGAGGTGAAACGGCTGCGTCGCGCAATGCTAGGGGCCCGGGtaggaaacaaaacaaaaaaggcgGAGGTAATTCAAATCGAAGGACGGAAGCATCATTTCAGTGGTTTGCATGCATGTGGCCGGGTGATCGCGCGAGGAGCGTATGTACGTGCGCCGAACCAACCAACGATCGCTTCAGCCAGAAACCATGTCGATCGTATTGTATTGCTACTATCTGCCCTGCACCTGTAGTTGGCCTGTGTTAGGTGAGCTGCCGTGCCGTCTTGGCTGGCAGGCTGGCTGGCTGGGGTCGAGTGCAAGTAACTCTTCCTCTCGCTGTCTCTCGACAGGGATCGGACTGTGCAGCTCAGTGCAGTGCGGGGGAAGTGATTCGGGTGAGCCGGCGCATGCATGTCTCCTTGTATATGTCTTTCTTTGCACTTTGGCCGTTTGGCGTACCTTTTGAATGGCTAagctatactccctctgtaaactaatataagaacgtttagatcactattttaattatctaaacgctcttatattagtttacggagggagtactagatacgTAGATAGGTAGCTTTGGGTTGCGGCAGCTGGGGATTAGCTAGGAAGACGATCGAGGGAGACAAGCCGTCTGCAACGCGAGGCTTGGATTGGAAGACACACAAATACTGTGGTGGATGCGTGTTGTCGTCCGTCAGCCACTACAGTGGTCACTAGCTGGAGTGAAGGCAACATGCTAGCTAGCAGATGCTATGGGACAAGAAGGTCGGTTTTTCTTGTTGAGTTGGTTGCGCTCTCATCTTTTGATCAAACAGCTAGCCCGATCGAGGGGAAGAGCGGGAAAGGAGACAAGCCGGAGCAGATTTTCCAACCAGTGCGAGGTATCTCTGGTGTATGTAGTTAAGGTGTTAACCATGAGCACCCTGCCGGTCTATAGTACCATTTCCGTGTATCATCTGACATTTGGTAGGAAATTTTGCATTGATTCTAGCTTAATATTTATTTTCCTTTAAAACCTGGAGGATAGAAACCAATCCTattatgtaggaataggaatccatttctATGAACCAAAGAGCTCTAAAGGGGAAAATTCCTATAAGAATCAAACAAGACCGATCTGGATTCCAATGGAATTCATCTAAACCAAAGGAGACCTGATCTACGAAACCCTGGTATGAGCTGGCTCAGTTGAAGAGTCAATCTGTATACGGTATGAGTTGACATCATTGCCTTTAGTCCATGTATACAAAGCTAATTAGAGCCAATCATCAACTCTTTGGCACCTCCGTGTCATCTACTAGGTCCACTTCAGCAAAGACGACGGGGTCGACATATCAACATGATTGTCACCAAAACAGGCTGTGTGGACCGAACAGTTCCTAAAGCTCATGGTTCCAGTTTGAGGCGCAATGGAGTTTGGATTATGAGAACTTCATAACTTGAGAGGACTCGAGGGGTAAGTGCCAAGGGATTACCTGTTTTGCATTCAAGATAACAAATACAGTACCTCTCCTTTTCCCATATAACAAAGCAAAATCGCAGGACGGTCAATTTTGCACAGGCAATAAAAGTGATCAACATGCTCTGGCAGAGGACTGATGGGAGTATCTTTGGCAGCATGAAACTTTGACGACTTAAAAGGACTGAGGGACGCCAAACCACAATGCAACACAACATACCAAACTGCAAACGGCTACACAGGTTTCACAAGTTCGCCACAGATGAACCCCATCAAAGCTTTAAATTAAAAAACTATGACCAGATAACGGCTCAATTTAGGCTAAGGTTTATCAGTCGCTTAAATAAGGTGTCCAATACCGACGATGTACCACTCAAGACAAGGCTTCTACATAAACAGTCGCTCAACACTGCAGCTCCAGCTGGTATATATTTTTTATCAGGTAAAAAAAGGAGCCCAGCATAAAGCAATCGACATGAGAAATCGATGGGTCTCTTCACTCCCCTGGTGCAGAAACCCCTTGCTTCAGCTTTTCcctcttgagcttcttcttggagactggcttcttcttcttcggagGGAGCGTCTTCTGCGCATACAGGTACAGCGCATAGTTCCCAACAAAGAAAAGCAGCAGGGTGGTCGCAACCACAAGCAGGACTATCATTCCAGGGTTCAGGCCCTTGTTCACCTCTTCGATGATTACATTGTTCTGAAGATAAAGAGATGATCTATCAGAAGCTATAGCATATATACTTTTGTGAAAACAAAACAAACGTAGGTGCATAGAGCTTGCGCGGATTATAGCTTACTAGGTTAGCAAGAAAAAGTCACATACTTCACAGTTTCGCATGCTCAGATTATCAACGATCGTTCCCAATATATAATAATAAACACTTCTAATACAGAGCTGTTGTATGCAGTCACGAGTTTGAAAACAGCACAAACTGAAGCTTAATTTCAATAGATTAGTAATGCTGAAGTTTCATGTATTTACATGTTTCTACACTCACAGCAGAAACTATTTTAGGAATACAAGAAGTCGCAGCTAAAGTGAGAAGTGAAACAGGATTGGTAAAGCTAAGTGGTCAAAGTGAGAGATGCAGGTTCGCTGGCACAAGGATGCACGGGGACATCCAGAAAATCTATATTGCAGTGTCTGAAACTACACATTCATTTAAAACAACAAAGCAATTCATGCCAACAATCAATTTCAGTGGATTCATTAGATAGAAAAATACTAAAACAGTGAGTTTAGGATGTCGAATTAATCACAGAAAAACAGCTACACTCACTAAATGATTTACCTTTCACAGGCAGATAAGTGTAAAACACGCCGTCATGTCGaaaacttgtactccctccgttcctaaatatttgtctttctaggcatttcaaatcgctaccacatacggatgtatgtagacatattttagagtgtagattcactcattttgctccgtatgtagtctcttgttgaaatatctagaaagacaaatatttaggaacggaggaagtaaaaCGCATGGTATAAATAGTTACAATAACTATCCTCAGGTACTCGTGACACAAGCCAAGTAAGGGGGTGCGCCACAAATTAAACAACGAAATCAAGTTGGATCAACTATGCAATACTTGAACAGATTAAAATTCACTACTCAGAGCAGCAAACAGTCGCCGAACTTGGCAAGTGAAAAAACAAATCTTCTGAAACAATTCAGCATTTTGCAATCGTTTTTCTATTGTAAAGAACCATGATATGTTGTTACAATTACCACCGAGAAGACATAAGATGATTGCATTAGTTATGCAGATCTAACTATCTGCCCACAGAAATAGGTATGTATGATGCGCAATGGTCAGCGACGAGGCCGGCCACCGCGCGTTTCTACTCGCTACGCAAGCCACGGTGACTAAGTAAGCACCGTCCTTTCACCCGCCGGCGCGGGGAGGTAAATGGCAGATCTGGGTGGCTAGGGGCAAGGCAGATCTGCGAACAACTCGTCTCGCTCTCTCACATCAATAAGCTGACCACAAAGAAGAGCGATCTTGAAACAACGCACTGAAGaagaaagaagtggcggaaaattcCTTACCGCTGACTCCGCGAACTGCTCCGCCATGGCGGCCACGAGATCTGGACCAGGCACCGCACCCTCCTCGCCTTCTGAACCGAAAGATTGGATGGATTAGGCCAGGGGCGAGTAGAA is a window of Triticum dicoccoides isolate Atlit2015 ecotype Zavitan chromosome 2B, WEW_v2.0, whole genome shotgun sequence DNA encoding:
- the LOC119364190 gene encoding DNA-binding protein S1FA2; translation: MAEQFAESANNVIIEEVNKGLNPGMIVLLVVATTLLLFFVGNYALYLYAQKTLPPKKKKPVSKKKLKREKLKQGVSAPGE
- the LOC119364189 gene encoding uncharacterized protein LOC119364189; the protein is MQGEVEQQQQAPMQMVLRVKHPSSLSSGSEEASEGEGSSRSALSVFKAKEEQIERKKMEVRDKVFAQLGRVEEESKRLAFIRQELEGMADPTRKEVESIQRRIDTVNRQLKPLSKSCVKKEKEYKEILEAYNEKSKEKAILVNRLIELVSESERMRMKKLEELNKTVDSLY